One part of the Dysidea avara chromosome 10, odDysAvar1.4, whole genome shotgun sequence genome encodes these proteins:
- the LOC136236298 gene encoding uncharacterized protein: MAEGGPWGLFCGCCGGGESELSSRGSVSVISGVSRKMSVGEEKQFLSDLMRVSTNTMPATPQMTPWRSEEAPQIAAQRDETGQQGPSSEGTSPTRKAQETEEPAEQQVGDTITVMVEKVTPRRVITPETLYNDSEESDA; the protein is encoded by the exons ATGGCTGAAGGAGGACCATGGGGCTTGTTCTGCGGTTGCTGTGGTGGTGGCGAGTCAGAACTCTCAAGCCGCGGATCCGTCAGTGTGATATCCGGCGTTAGCAGAAAGATGAGCGTAGGAGAAGAGAAACAATTCCTCAGCGACTTGATGCGCGTCAGTACCAATACGATGCCAGCAACTCCTCAGATGACACCGTGGCGTAGCGAAGAAGCACCTCAGATAGCCGCACAAAGGGATGAAACAGGGCAGCAAGGGCCTAGCTCTGAAGGTACTTCGCCTACTCGGAAGGCACAAG AGACGGAGGAACCAGCTGAACAGCAAGTAGGAGATACAATCACAGTCATGGTGGAAAAGGTGACCCCAAGACGCGTGATAACTCCGG AGACTCTATACAACGATAGTGAAGAAAGTGACGCATGA
- the LOC136269083 gene encoding uncharacterized protein, with product MAQGGDCLFAQAGYCFCCCCYQRFWNCCYVQFWNCCCVRLWRCCDLEPARSEDVYCSSTDYGITPQVPPSDYQTVSASSTEDSSMKKTEGEEQSSSVATDTMQATAQKTQKRRDETGQPATDSGPTSPTDEIVAQPEETKPAEQQHFGGTTDKADMTISKKSPDANKGSLSEGKDS from the exons ATGGCTCAAGGAGGAGACTGCCTCTTTGCTCAAGCAGGATACTgtttctgctgctgctgctatcaaCGGTTCTGGAATTGCTGCTATGTGCAGTTCTGGAATTGCTGCTGTGTGCGGCTCTGGCGTTGCTGCGATTTGGAGCCCGCACGATCCGAAGACGTTTATTGCAGTTCTACTGATTATGGCATTACTCCTCAAGTTCCTCCTTCAGACTACCAAACTGTGAGCGCGTCATCCACTGAGGATAGTAGCATGAAGAAGACTGAAGGAGAAGAGCAGTCAAGCAGCGTAGCTACCGATACCATGCAGGCCACAGCTCAGAAAACACAAAAGCGAAGAGATGAAACAGGCCAGCCAGCGACTGACTCTGGTCCCACTTCGCCAACTGATGAGATCGTGGCACAGCCTGAGG AAACGAAACCAGCTGAGCAACAGCATTTTGGAGGTACAACGGACAAGGCGGATATGACAATTTCTAAAA AGTCGCCAGATGCTAACAAAGGATCTTTAAGTGAAGGAAAGGACTCATGA
- the LOC136236530 gene encoding uncharacterized protein has translation MAQGGQSRGLWDRCTCCGERSEDTASLCSSDLPASIVSTSSSEDRKTEGEEQSSSVATNAVQATAWKTRRDVTGQPTAATSLTEIVVLSEETKPAEQQHFEGTTEKTTPVHTKETKC, from the exons ATGGCTCAAGGAGGACAATCGAGAGGGCTCTGGGATCGCTGTACATGTTGTGGCGAGCGCTCTGAAGACACAGCTTCACTCTGCTCTAGTGACCTTCCTGCTTCGATTGTCAGCACGTCATCCTCTGAGGATAGGAAGACTGAAGGAGAAGAGCAATCAAGCAGTGTCGCTACTAATGCCGTGCAGGCCACAGCTTGGAAAACGCGAAGAGATGTGACAGGCCAGCCAACGGCTGCTACTTCGCTGACTGAGATCGTGGTACTTTCTGAGG AAACGAAACCAGCTGAGCAACAGCATTTTGAAGGTACAACAGAAAAGACGACCCCAGTACACACTAAAG AAACCAAATGCTAA